The following coding sequences lie in one Vespula pensylvanica isolate Volc-1 chromosome 7, ASM1446617v1, whole genome shotgun sequence genomic window:
- the LOC122630346 gene encoding uncharacterized protein LOC122630346 isoform X1, producing the protein MTATPTKVEPLRVKFRQARERRIAEMLRRYRLQREKDVVCRKIGLTEGTTQQKICPVITTREIAVTTEPKEVSPSMMLLMHVKDQCIQTSLPIKRYRSKCTNCCGGLPGCGPGLGQGCEGNCSCVPGKRILLRTSPPEKSKSFFYLVGIQIRDREFYYDKDFCSLSIPEKKLFPRFYVTRHGSRLRGGGSKDSRKTKMPRIRCRRKKNSVLQVESSLRRPKEDPPCRGFHRSLSSLRGQPAWMEEAQESCWESCLRSKNCVGRASVSAECVPSSYNYGTVVPDVPERRWNFRRKQNIMAAGSTSCSRKFRRVTTATPLVPSAISMRVRENVGGVVGNKYRRYYSIWETLGLIFKSSSRRKNTKSDIARKTRTNRPNRRLLNIPVIGNTILRSYCKTKNRSPFFSKSTKGAECIKSYKDKDFSKETSLRENSSSSSSQSFKLEEKEERLRGGGNKCDLEDKHKHHHAMEFTDQSAMENPNDIEMKPLHNNKDDNVSNAMFWENMDEDEYSWTHNPINEDVLRLQEDQECCDGPEHRNEDRRIRGGCGRSYKPIQHWTIFGRRDHSRGSCCSPVRPQVSCRSSPCSPPPCLRPPICTPMRFHNRSSCGRPDPCIDRKGCPCNSCGGSICSDEITRCCRIQQKELPCQCKCQSCEVKSFRSCGGCGGQSCGRMYSCAGSSGGTCCFPRNTRRRFGPECCGGGNPNCGGCC; encoded by the exons ATGACAGCTACTCCGACAAAAGTAGAACCTCTTCGAGT AAAATTCAggcaagcgagagagagaagaatagcAGAGATGTTGAGAAGATATCG actgcaaagagaaaaagatgtcGTGTGCAG GAAAATCGGACTCACCGAAGGAACGACGCAACAAAA GATTTGCCCTGTTATAACAACGAGAGAAATCGCCGTTACGACGGAACCCAA GGAAGTATCGCCTTCTATGATGTTGCTCATGCATG TTAAAGACCAATGTATACAAACTTCGCTACCAATTAAAAGATATCGTAGTAAGTGTACGAATTGTTGCGGAGGACTTCCAGGTTGTGGTCCAGGACTTGGACAGGGATGTGAAGGAAACTGTTCTTGCGTACCGGGTAAACGAATTTTATTGAGAACGTCTCCAccagagaaaagtaaaagtttcttttatcttgTAGGAATTCAaataagagacagagagtttTACTACGATAAAGATTTCTGTTCGTTAA GTATCccagagaaaaaattatttccaaggTTTTACGTAACACGTCACGGAAGCCGTTTACGCGGTGGTGGTAGTAAAGACTCGAGGAAGACCAAAATGCCAAGAATTCGTtgtcgaaggaagaagaactcGGTCCTCCAGGTGGAAAGTTCACTTCGAAGACCGAAGGAAGATCCGCCTTGTCGTGGGTTTCATAGAAGCCTAAGTAGCCTTCGTGGTCAGCCAGCATGGATGGAGGAAGCTCAGGAAAGTTGTTGGGAAAGCTGTCTCCGTAGCAAGAATTGCGTTGGACGCGCAAGCGTTTCTGCAGAGTGCGTTCCCTCGTCGTACAACTACGGCACCGTCGTTCCTGATGTCCCTGAACGTCGTTGGAACTTTCGACGTAAGCAAAACATAATGGCTGCTGGGAGTACGAGCTGCTCCAGGAAGTTTCGACGAGTAACAACGGCTACTCCGTTGGTTCCATCAGCCATTTCGATGCGCGTTCGAGAAAACGTCGGAGGCGTTGTTGGAAACAAATATCGTCGGTACTACTCGATATGGGAAACGTTGGGTCTTATTTTTAAGTCGAgctctcgaagaaaaaatacgaaaagtgATATTGCAAGGAAAACGAG AACGAACCGTCCGAATCGACGTTTGCTAAATATTCCTGTCATTGGAAATACCATTTTAAGGAGTTACtgtaaaacgaaaaatcgttctcctttcttctcgaaGAGTACGAAAGGTGCAGAATGCATTAAAAGCTACAAAGACAaggatttttcaaaagaaacatCGCTACGTGAGAattcgtcatcgtcatcgagTCAGTCGTTCaaactcgaagaaaaagaggaacgtCTTAGAGGAGGCGGAAATAAATGTGATCTGGAAGACAAACATAAACATCACCATGCGATGGAATTCACAGATCAATCCGCTATGGAGAATCCGAACGACATAGAAATGAAGCCTTTGCATAACAATAAAGATGACAACGTTTCGAATGCAATGTTTTGGGAGAACATGGACGAAGATGAATATTCTTGGACCCACAATCCAATCAACGAAGACGTGCTTAGGTTGCAAGAAGATCAGGAATGCTGCGATGGTCCAGAACATCGAAACGAAGATAGAAGGATCCGAGGTGGTTGCGGAAGATCGTACAAACCCATACAACATTGGACGATTTTCGGTAGACGAGACCATTCACGTGGTTCATGCTGCTCACCAGTTCGACCACAAGTTTCCTGTCGGTCGTCACCTTGTTCACCACCTCCCTGCCTAAGACCACCTATATGTACTCCAATGAGATTTCATAATCGTAGTTCCTGCGGAAGGCCAGATCCTTGCATCGACAGAAAGGGGTGTCCTTGTAATTCCTGCGGTGGATCAATTTGTTCCGATGAGATTACTCGTTGTTGTAGGATACAACAAAAGGAACTTCCTTGTCA ATGCAAGTGCCAATCTTGCGAAGTTAAAAGCTTTCGATCTTGCGGTGGATGCGGTGGTCAATCCTGTGGAAGGATGTACAGTTGTGCCGGTAGCAGTGGTGGTACCTGCTGTTTCCCAAGAAATACCAGAAGACGATTCGGCCCGGAATGCTGCGGTGGCGGGAATCCGAACTGCGGAGGATGCTGCTAA
- the LOC122630495 gene encoding uncharacterized protein LOC122630495 has translation MDNHERLVEDGTLDHFSRRNRDDQELRRSCSKLDRSTTRKEEISPLLCTCDPRSPRDINLDLLQSPEDHRPRFCHRCPACPRRSYRQRCYFCQQKSERISNFLPVGCTCLSILGNRRGCSSKDHERIRTYGKKEEEEEEDENVGVIDHKDSISILMEKYKSRNAQDGPTQEGQKRKNRSKGNERIGNRYEKSPTSRILARENRKDSMEGLENSKSCDRCRCQENRLRWKEQEEREQEEKTLLFDDGRNRIRGEGDFYRRKKPARSKFGVPWRHTF, from the exons ATGGACAATCATG AGCGTCTCGTTGAAGACGGAACGCTTGACCATTTCTCACGAAGGAACCGGGACGATCAGGAGCTTCGTCGATCTTGCTCGAAATTAGATAGGTCGACgacaaggaaagaagaaatctcaCCTTTGCTCTGTACGTGTGACCCTCGCTCCCCACGAGACATTAACCTCGATCTCTTGCAATCGCCCGAAGACCATCGGCCTCGTTTCTGTCATCGTTGTCCTGCCTGTCCTCGTCGCTCCTATCGACAACGATGCTACTTTTGTCAGCAGAAAAG CGAAAggatttctaattttctccCGGTCGGTTGCACGTGCCTCTCTATTCTGGGTAATCGTCGTGGCTGTTCGTCGAAGGATCACGAGAGGATACGAACTTAtgggaagaaggaggaagaggaagaggaggatgagaatgTAGGAGTTATCGATCACAAAGATTCGATATCCATTCTCATGGAAAAGTATAAGTCGAGAAATGCGCAGGACGGGCCGACTCAGGAAGgacagaaaaggaagaatcgatcgaaggGAAACGAAAGAATCGGCAATCGTTACGAGAAGTCGCCGACTTCGAGAATTCTCGCTCGCGAAAACAGAAAGGATTCGATGGAGGGCTTGGAAAATTCTAAGAGTTGCGATCGCTGTAGATGCCAAGAGAATCGTCTGAGATGGAAGGAACAGGAGGAAAGGGAGCAAGAGGAGAAGACGCTGCTGTTCGATGATGGCCGTAATCGGATTCGTGGCGAAGGCGATTTCTATCGAAGGAAGAAGCCTGCCCGATCGAAATTCGGAGTACCCTGGAGACATACCTTTTGA
- the LOC122630704 gene encoding uncharacterized protein LOC122630704 — protein MSFNGTTRRYVNSHFVVDDYQGRSLGELSFGYGRLLYRNYFGFGPPNDPIYDPMGFKEPLEFQGSPRGPSSGRVPIKTMVASYERSRCFGSNEQKKKTELTMKDLSSDETNCVIPPSPTGGCILPKQPDGGQYVLGGCGEPCRLKASDKVPRNSILTYSCNGNYVLSGNTITVCINDEWYNPPTCQKTCSPLESTTIDILCTYQGENVLCNERARPGTRAKLFCKQSYNLPPTNDPVYREIVYLDYGLWDRTLFSCLPERVYLMAILSLQNTVFFPWHAGIDQKIANNRSSTVKMR, from the exons ATGTCGTTTA ATGGGACAACTCGAAGATATGTCAATTCTCATTTCGTGGTTGACGATTATCAAGGACGATCATTGGGAGAATTAAGTTTCGGTTATGGTCGTCTACTATACAGAAACTATTTTGGTTTTGGTCCTCCGAATGATCCGATATATGATCCTATGGGTTTTAAGGAGCCACTGGAATTTCAAGGTTCACCTAGAGGACCTTCTTCTGGTAGGGTACCTATCAAGACGATGGTTGCCTCTTATGAACGATCTAGGTGTTTCGGatcgaacgaacaaaagaaaaagacagaactGACAATGAAAGATCTAAGTAGCGACGAAACTAACTGCGTTAT ACCGCCGAGTCCCACGGGTGGATGTATTCTGCCTAAACAACCTGACGGTGGGCAGTACGTGTTGGGTGGATGCGGTGAGCCCTGTAGACTGAAAGCAAGCGATAAAGTCCCTAGGAATAGTATTCTCACTTACTCCTGTAATGGTAATTACGTGCTCAGTGGGAACACCATCACCGTTTGTATAAATGACGAATGGTACAACCCGCCTACTTGTCAGA AAACGTGTTCACCTCTGGAAAGCACCACCATCGATATCTTGTGTACTTATCAGGGAGAGAACGTACTGTGCAATGAACGGGCAAGGCCAGGAACACGAGCAAAGCTCTTCTGTAAACAATCTTATAATTTACCACCCACCAACGACCCAGTCTATCGGGAGATCGTCTACCTCGACTATGGTCTTTGGGATCGTACACTCTTCAGCTGCTTGCCAG aACGAGTGTATCTCATGGCGATACTCTCATTACAAAATACGGTTTTTTTTCCATGGCACGCTGGTATCGATCAGAAAATAGCTAACAATAGGTCAAGTACCGTGAAAATGCGATGA
- the LOC122630346 gene encoding uncharacterized protein LOC122630346 isoform X2 has protein sequence MTATPTKVEPLRVKFRQARERRIAEMLRRYRLQREKDVVCRKIGLTEGTTQQKICPVITTREIAVTTEPKEVSPSMMLLMHVKDQCIQTSLPIKRYRSKCTNCCGGLPGCGPGLGQGCEGNCSCVPGIQIRDREFYYDKDFCSLSIPEKKLFPRFYVTRHGSRLRGGGSKDSRKTKMPRIRCRRKKNSVLQVESSLRRPKEDPPCRGFHRSLSSLRGQPAWMEEAQESCWESCLRSKNCVGRASVSAECVPSSYNYGTVVPDVPERRWNFRRKQNIMAAGSTSCSRKFRRVTTATPLVPSAISMRVRENVGGVVGNKYRRYYSIWETLGLIFKSSSRRKNTKSDIARKTRTNRPNRRLLNIPVIGNTILRSYCKTKNRSPFFSKSTKGAECIKSYKDKDFSKETSLRENSSSSSSQSFKLEEKEERLRGGGNKCDLEDKHKHHHAMEFTDQSAMENPNDIEMKPLHNNKDDNVSNAMFWENMDEDEYSWTHNPINEDVLRLQEDQECCDGPEHRNEDRRIRGGCGRSYKPIQHWTIFGRRDHSRGSCCSPVRPQVSCRSSPCSPPPCLRPPICTPMRFHNRSSCGRPDPCIDRKGCPCNSCGGSICSDEITRCCRIQQKELPCQCKCQSCEVKSFRSCGGCGGQSCGRMYSCAGSSGGTCCFPRNTRRRFGPECCGGGNPNCGGCC, from the exons ATGACAGCTACTCCGACAAAAGTAGAACCTCTTCGAGT AAAATTCAggcaagcgagagagagaagaatagcAGAGATGTTGAGAAGATATCG actgcaaagagaaaaagatgtcGTGTGCAG GAAAATCGGACTCACCGAAGGAACGACGCAACAAAA GATTTGCCCTGTTATAACAACGAGAGAAATCGCCGTTACGACGGAACCCAA GGAAGTATCGCCTTCTATGATGTTGCTCATGCATG TTAAAGACCAATGTATACAAACTTCGCTACCAATTAAAAGATATCGTAGTAAGTGTACGAATTGTTGCGGAGGACTTCCAGGTTGTGGTCCAGGACTTGGACAGGGATGTGAAGGAAACTGTTCTTGCGTACCGG GAATTCAaataagagacagagagtttTACTACGATAAAGATTTCTGTTCGTTAA GTATCccagagaaaaaattatttccaaggTTTTACGTAACACGTCACGGAAGCCGTTTACGCGGTGGTGGTAGTAAAGACTCGAGGAAGACCAAAATGCCAAGAATTCGTtgtcgaaggaagaagaactcGGTCCTCCAGGTGGAAAGTTCACTTCGAAGACCGAAGGAAGATCCGCCTTGTCGTGGGTTTCATAGAAGCCTAAGTAGCCTTCGTGGTCAGCCAGCATGGATGGAGGAAGCTCAGGAAAGTTGTTGGGAAAGCTGTCTCCGTAGCAAGAATTGCGTTGGACGCGCAAGCGTTTCTGCAGAGTGCGTTCCCTCGTCGTACAACTACGGCACCGTCGTTCCTGATGTCCCTGAACGTCGTTGGAACTTTCGACGTAAGCAAAACATAATGGCTGCTGGGAGTACGAGCTGCTCCAGGAAGTTTCGACGAGTAACAACGGCTACTCCGTTGGTTCCATCAGCCATTTCGATGCGCGTTCGAGAAAACGTCGGAGGCGTTGTTGGAAACAAATATCGTCGGTACTACTCGATATGGGAAACGTTGGGTCTTATTTTTAAGTCGAgctctcgaagaaaaaatacgaaaagtgATATTGCAAGGAAAACGAG AACGAACCGTCCGAATCGACGTTTGCTAAATATTCCTGTCATTGGAAATACCATTTTAAGGAGTTACtgtaaaacgaaaaatcgttctcctttcttctcgaaGAGTACGAAAGGTGCAGAATGCATTAAAAGCTACAAAGACAaggatttttcaaaagaaacatCGCTACGTGAGAattcgtcatcgtcatcgagTCAGTCGTTCaaactcgaagaaaaagaggaacgtCTTAGAGGAGGCGGAAATAAATGTGATCTGGAAGACAAACATAAACATCACCATGCGATGGAATTCACAGATCAATCCGCTATGGAGAATCCGAACGACATAGAAATGAAGCCTTTGCATAACAATAAAGATGACAACGTTTCGAATGCAATGTTTTGGGAGAACATGGACGAAGATGAATATTCTTGGACCCACAATCCAATCAACGAAGACGTGCTTAGGTTGCAAGAAGATCAGGAATGCTGCGATGGTCCAGAACATCGAAACGAAGATAGAAGGATCCGAGGTGGTTGCGGAAGATCGTACAAACCCATACAACATTGGACGATTTTCGGTAGACGAGACCATTCACGTGGTTCATGCTGCTCACCAGTTCGACCACAAGTTTCCTGTCGGTCGTCACCTTGTTCACCACCTCCCTGCCTAAGACCACCTATATGTACTCCAATGAGATTTCATAATCGTAGTTCCTGCGGAAGGCCAGATCCTTGCATCGACAGAAAGGGGTGTCCTTGTAATTCCTGCGGTGGATCAATTTGTTCCGATGAGATTACTCGTTGTTGTAGGATACAACAAAAGGAACTTCCTTGTCA ATGCAAGTGCCAATCTTGCGAAGTTAAAAGCTTTCGATCTTGCGGTGGATGCGGTGGTCAATCCTGTGGAAGGATGTACAGTTGTGCCGGTAGCAGTGGTGGTACCTGCTGTTTCCCAAGAAATACCAGAAGACGATTCGGCCCGGAATGCTGCGGTGGCGGGAATCCGAACTGCGGAGGATGCTGCTAA